Proteins from a single region of Corylus avellana chromosome ca11, CavTom2PMs-1.0:
- the LOC132166699 gene encoding uncharacterized protein LOC132166699: MKSETVTLVLVNLAGIMESANDALLPAVYKEVGEALHTDPTGLGSLTLFRSVVQSSCYPLAAYLAMRHNRAHVIALGAFLWAAATFLVAISSTFFQVAVSRGLNGIGLAIVIPAIQSLVADSTDESNRGLAFGWLQLTGNLGSIIGGLCAVLLASTSVMGISGWRFSFHLVGIISVTVGILVRLFANDPHFSDSNSSARNRVHKPFWSDVKDLLNEAKSVIRIPSFQVIVAQGVSGSFAGAAWAFTPMWLELVGFSHEKTAFLRTIQVIGVSLGGLFGGWMGDIIAKRLPNSGRTIMSQITTGVAIPLTAVLLLVLPDDPSTAFLHGLVLFITGFCTSWAAPATNNPIFAEIVPEKSRTSIYALDSSFESMLASFAPAVVGILAQHVFGYKPNRKSSNPVEIGTDKENAASLAKALYLTISIPTAICCFVYSFLHCTYPRDRERARMDALIVSEMHKLDAYDSPLNGTDIDIDCEWQESHGLNDIDNKLSLLSHQQTFTNQEEQ; this comes from the exons ATGAAATCAGAGACAGTGACGTTGGTGCTGGTGAATCTGGCTGGTATAATGGAGAGCGCCAACGACGCACTGTTACCTGCAGTGTACAAGGAGGTAGGGGAAGCTCTGCACACCGACCCAACTGGGTTGGGCTCGCTCACTCTGTTCCGATCCGTGGTGCAGTCCTCTTGCTACCCACTCGCCGCTTACCTGGCTATGCGTCACAACCGTGCCCATGTCATTGCTCTCGGCGCTTTTCTCTGGGCCGCCGCCACCTTTCTCGTTGCCATCTCCTCCACCTTCTTCCAG GTGGCAGTCTCACGGGGTTTAAATGGAATTGGACTTGCCATTGTCATCCCTGCCATTCAGTCCCTTGTTGCGGACTCAACCGATGAAAGCAACCGTGGTTTGGCTTTTGGATGGCTACAACTGACAGGAAACCTGGGATCCATCATTGGTGGGCTTTGCGCTGTCCTTTTGGCCTCAACCTCTGTCATGGGGATATCTGGTTGGagattttcttttcatctcGTTGGAATCATAAGTGTCACAGTTGGTATATTAGTCCGCCTATTTGCAAATGATCCGCATTTTTCTGATAGCAATAGTTCAGCTAGAAATCGAGTCCATAAGCCTTTCTGGTCAGATGTTAAGGATCTACTTAATGAAGCAAAATCAGTAATTAGAATCCCATCTTTCCAGGTAATTGTGGCTCAAGGTGTTTCTGGATCATTCGCCGGGGCAGCTTGGGCGTTTACCCCAATGTGGTTGGAACTTGTAGGTTTCTCCCATGAAAAGACAGCATTCCTTCGGACCATACAAGTGATTGGTGTTTCACTTGGTGGTCTGTTTGGTGGATGGATGGGGGATATCATTGCAAAACGTTTACCCAATTCTGGAAGAACAATTATGTCACAGATAACCACGGGTGTAGCCATTCCTTTAACAGCAGTTTTGCTACTAGTATTGCCTGATGATCCATCCACAGCATTCTTGCATGGACTGGTTTTGTTCATCACTGGATTTTGCACATCCTGGGCTGCGCCAGCAACTAACAA TCCGATATTTGCAGAGATAGTCCCAGAGAAGTCTCGTACAAGCATCTATGCTTTGGATTCATCATTTGAGTCCATGCTAGCATCATTTGCTCCTGCTGTAGTTGGGATTTTGGCTCAGCACGTTTTTGGTTATAAACCAAATAGGAAATCTTCAAACCCCGTAGAAATTGGGACAGATAAAGAGAATGCTGCATCACTTGCCAAGGCACTCTACTTAACAATTAGCATTCCAACTGCAATTTGCTGCTTTGTCTACTCGTTCCTCCATTGCACGTACCCAAGAGACCGCGAACGGGCAAGAATGGATGCACTGATAGTATCAGAAATGCACAAACTGGACGCTTATGACTCTCCTTTG
- the LOC132165906 gene encoding uncharacterized protein LOC132165906, with translation MDSDTLTLILVNLAGIMEKADEKLLPAVYKEVGAALHTDPTGLGALTLFRTIVQSFCYPLAAYLALRHNRAHIIAAGAFLWAAATLLVAISSTFFQVAVSRGLTGIGLAIVIPSIQSLIADSTDDSNRGMAFGWLHLTGNLGSIVGGFSSVVVASTSVMGIPGWRIAFLGVAFVSVIVGIFVGLFAKDPRFSKTRVFHDNQKNVWSDVKELIQEAKSVMRIPSFQVIVAQGVSASLPRSALSFTPMWLELIGFSHGKTAFLWSILAIGFALGGLFGGKMGDILAQRLPNSGRIILSQISSGSAVPLAAILLLLLPYDPSTAFMHGLVLFILGFFVSWENAATNNPIFAEIVPEKSRTSIYALYRAFETVPASFSPAVVGILAQHIYGYKPIPKGSSSAAGIETDRENAASLAKALYTAVGFPMAVCAFIYSFLYCTYPRDRERARMNALIESEMQQLEADFEVEKSLVLNDNDENSTLLSS, from the exons ATGGATTCAGATACTTTGACATTAATTTTGGTAAATCTAGCGGGTATTATGGAGAAAGCTGATGAGAAGTTGTTGCCAGCGGTGTATAAGGAGGTAGGAGCTGCTCTGCACACAGACCCAACTGGTTTGGGCGCGCTCACTCTGTTCCGAACCATAGTGCAATCTTTTTGCTACCCACTGGCCGCTTACCTGGCTCTGCGTCACAACCGTGCTCACATCATTGCCGCCGGCGCTTTTCTCTGGGCTGCTGCCACCCTTCTCGTTGCCATCTCCTCCACCTTCTTCCAG GTAGCAGTGTCACGGGGTTTAACTGGAATCGGACTTGCCATTGTCATACCTTCAATTCAATCCCTCATCGCCGACTCAACCGATGACAGCAATCGTGGCATGGCTTTTGGATGGCTGCACCTTACAGGAAACCTCGGCTCCATCGTTGGTGGATTCTCTTCTGTTGTTGTCGCCTCAACATCAGTCATGGGCATACCTGGTTGGAGAATCGCTTTTCTTGGGGTTGCTTTTGTAAGTGTCATTGTTGGGATATTTGTCGGCCTCTTTGCAAAGGATCCACGCTTTTCTAAGACTCGAGTTTTTCATGATAATCAAAAGAATGTCTGGTCGGACGTTAAAGAGCTAATTCAAGAAGCAAAGTCAGTGATGAGAATCCCATCTTTTCAGGTAATTGTGGCTCAAGGTGTCTCTGCGTCATTACCTCGATCTGCTTTGTCATTCACCCCCATGTGGCTGGAGCTCATAGGCTTCTCCCATGGAAAAACAGCATTCCTTTGGAGCATACTTGCAATTGGTTTTGCCCTTGGAGGCCTGTTTGGTGGAAAAATGGGTGATATTCTTGCACAACGCTTACCCAATTCTGGAAGGATTATTCTGTCGCAAATAAGCTCGGGTTCGGCTGTTCCTCTTGCTGCAATTTTGCTCCTTCTATTGCCTTATGACCCATCCACAGCATTCATGCATGGGCTGGTCTTGTTCATTCTCGGATTTTTCGTCTCCTGGGAAAATGCAGCAACTAACAA TCCCATATTTGCAGAGATAGTTCCAGAGAAGTCCCGTACGAGCATCTACGCTTTGTATCGAGCATTTGAGACGGTACCGGCGTCATTTTCTCCCGCCGTAGTAGGCATTTTGGCTCAGCATATTTATGGCTATAAACCGATTCCAAAAGGGTCATCAAGCGCTGCAGGGATTGAAACAGATAGAGAAAATGCTGCGTCGCTCGCCAAGGCACTCTACACAGCAGTCGGGTTTCCCATGGCAGTCTGTGCCTTCATCTACTCCTTCCTATATTGTACATACCCAAGAGACCGTGAACGGGCAAGAATGAATGCATTGATAGAATCCGAAATGCAACAGCTAGAGGCAGATTTTGAAGTGGAAAAGAGCCTTGTGTTGAATGATAATGATGAGAATTCTACTCTGCTTTCATCTTAG